From the genome of Vitis riparia cultivar Riparia Gloire de Montpellier isolate 1030 chromosome 2, EGFV_Vit.rip_1.0, whole genome shotgun sequence, one region includes:
- the LOC117930121 gene encoding probable E3 ubiquitin-protein ligase RHA4A: protein MGFFCGRFDGTTTIAEIFQQNIFSVNLIKNMLAFILSYVPLLGKYEQDPDGFSDEYPRPSSLLVPVPVHCLVESRKEKLVSVEYSRLLERSGANAGAGTCKESDSECAICLNCIEERHEVRELGNCCHVFHKGCIDVWMDQGQVTCPLCRSKLLPNDQEMKLKCGGDPWRKERMIYLFGEDQFD, encoded by the coding sequence ATGGGTTTCTTCTGTGGGAGATTTGATGGCACAACAACCATAGCAGAAATTTTCCAGCAGAACATTTTCTCAGTCAATCTTATCAAGAATATGCTCGCTTTTATACTCTCTTATGTTCCACTGTTAGGCAAATATGAACAAGATCCTGATGGTTTCTCAGATGAATACCCTCGCCCTTCTTCTTTGCTAGTCCCAGTTCCCGTCCACTGCTTAGTTGAATCCAGGAAGGAGAAACTTGTGTCAGTAGAATATAGTCGCCTTCTGGAGAGGTCAGGTGCAAATGCAGGTGCAGGTACATGTAAAGAAAGTGATTCCGAATGTGCGATATGCTTGAATTGCATAGAAGAAAGGCATGAAGTGAGAGAGCTTGGAAATTGCTGTCATGTGTTCCATAAAGGGTGCATAGATGTTTGGATGGATCAGGGCCAGGTAACTTGCCCTCTCTGTAGATCAAAGCTATTGCCAAATGATCAGGAAATGAAGCTCAAGTGTGGAGGAGATCCATGGAGGAAGGAGAGGATGATTTACCTGTTTGGTGAGGATCAATTTGATTGA